A single window of Arcobacter venerupis DNA harbors:
- a CDS encoding glycosyl transferase, giving the protein MSFKKYIKAVGTGPKGNRDLSIDETADAVEQILLNKVTPAQIGAFLIGWRTKLESNDELKGCIKALRKFMKFQKVEDSMELGYSFDGRCDNPFLFPLFGKILEEFYAKNSDVRRLNLVISGDFLQPAKNGLTTKEIFANIDASQYLHFFDRVEYLKELSDMTPLRHELGLRTAFNTVEKLLNPSLSEYGVTTAFHKPYVQKYLDIFAEYFKEIVVVKASEGSPEVFKDGKYWKMKNGIIVEESFSLKDYGIVYDKEYENISLEESLNIVRNADENILKLAKFNVALYLLFSNRVASLDEAWQRLN; this is encoded by the coding sequence ATGAGTTTTAAAAAATATATAAAAGCAGTAGGAACGGGTCCTAAAGGAAATAGAGATTTAAGTATAGATGAAACAGCAGATGCCGTTGAACAAATATTATTAAATAAAGTAACACCAGCTCAAATTGGTGCTTTTTTGATAGGCTGGAGAACAAAACTAGAATCAAATGATGAACTTAAAGGCTGTATAAAAGCTTTAAGAAAATTTATGAAATTTCAAAAAGTTGAAGACTCAATGGAACTTGGATATTCATTTGATGGAAGATGTGATAATCCATTTTTATTTCCATTATTTGGAAAAATATTAGAAGAGTTTTATGCAAAAAATAGTGATGTAAGAAGATTAAATCTAGTTATCTCAGGTGATTTTTTACAACCTGCAAAAAATGGACTTACAACAAAAGAGATTTTTGCAAATATTGATGCAAGTCAATACTTACATTTTTTTGATAGGGTAGAATACTTAAAAGAGTTAAGTGATATGACTCCTCTTAGACATGAATTAGGTTTAAGAACTGCATTTAATACAGTTGAAAAACTTTTAAATCCAAGTCTTAGTGAATATGGTGTAACAACAGCATTTCATAAACCATATGTACAAAAATATTTAGATATTTTTGCTGAATATTTTAAAGAAATAGTAGTTGTAAAAGCTAGTGAGGGAAGTCCAGAAGTATTTAAAGATGGAAAATATTGGAAAATGAAAAATGGAATTATAGTTGAAGAGAGTTTTTCATTAAAAGATTATGGAATAGTTTATGATAAAGAGTATGAAAATATCTCTTTAGAAGAGTCTTTAAATATAGTTAGAAATGCAGATGAAAATATCTTAAAACTTGCAAAATTTAATGTAGCTTTATATCTATTATTCTCAAATAGAGTAGCATCATTAGATGAAGCATGGCAAAGATTAAATTAG
- the cobA gene encoding uroporphyrinogen-III C-methyltransferase translates to MSTVYLTGAGPGDVELLTLKAVRVIQNADVLIYDRLVNPEILTMVKASCDLIYVGKEDKKHTLPQNEINELIYQASLKYENIVRLKGGDPFVFGRGGEEALYLQERDIKFEIIPGISSAIAVPAYAGIPVTHRGITTSFRVVTGHENPKKKISQIEWESFLNDETIVFLMGYHNIELICSKLIGLGKRKDYPCAVISKGTTNEQEVITGTLDNIIEKSKGLPTPAMIIIGEVVTLRDKIKWFK, encoded by the coding sequence ATGTCAACAGTATATTTAACAGGAGCAGGACCAGGAGATGTAGAGCTTCTAACACTAAAAGCAGTAAGAGTAATACAAAATGCCGATGTACTAATTTACGATAGATTAGTAAATCCAGAAATCTTAACAATGGTAAAAGCTTCATGTGATTTAATATATGTTGGTAAAGAAGATAAAAAACATACTCTTCCTCAAAATGAAATTAACGAACTAATTTATCAAGCTTCATTAAAATATGAAAATATTGTAAGACTAAAAGGTGGTGATCCTTTTGTTTTTGGTCGAGGTGGAGAAGAAGCTCTTTATTTACAAGAAAGAGATATTAAATTTGAAATTATTCCAGGAATCAGCTCAGCAATTGCAGTTCCAGCATATGCCGGAATTCCCGTAACTCATAGGGGAATAACTACTTCTTTTAGAGTAGTAACTGGACATGAAAATCCAAAAAAGAAAATATCTCAAATTGAATGGGAAAGTTTTTTAAATGACGAAACAATCGTATTTTTAATGGGATACCACAATATTGAACTAATTTGTTCAAAACTAATAGGATTAGGAAAAAGAAAAGATTATCCATGTGCTGTAATTTCAAAAGGTACAACAAATGAACAAGAAGTAATCACAGGAACTTTAGACAATATTATTGAAAAATCAAAAGGTCTGCCAACACCTGCTATGATAATTATTGGCGAAGTTGTTACACTAAGAGATAAGATAAAATGGTTTAAATAA
- a CDS encoding RrF2 family transcriptional regulator — MLLTKKSEYALLSLIAIAKSDEAKNVDELSRELNISKSFLAKIMQNLAKHNLVVSHRGVNGGFALNKSWEIITILEIVVAAEEKLPSVFECSPSMDNCPNQLASLCTIWPLLNNLQLKINDFLEKLTLKDIA; from the coding sequence ATGTTATTAACAAAAAAGAGTGAATACGCACTACTATCTTTAATTGCCATTGCTAAAAGTGATGAAGCGAAGAATGTAGATGAGTTATCAAGAGAATTAAATATATCAAAATCATTTTTAGCAAAAATCATGCAAAATTTAGCAAAACACAATTTAGTTGTATCTCATAGAGGTGTAAATGGAGGATTTGCTTTAAATAAATCATGGGAAATAATTACTATTTTAGAAATTGTAGTTGCTGCTGAAGAAAAATTACCATCAGTTTTTGAATGCTCTCCATCAATGGATAATTGTCCAAATCAACTTGCATCACTTTGTACTATTTGGCCTTTATTAAATAATTTACAACTAAAAATAAATGATTTCTTAGAAAAATTAACATTAAAAGATATTGCTTAA
- the moaA gene encoding GTP 3',8-cyclase MoaA produces MLIDGFGRKHDYLRVSVTERCNFRCHYCMPEKPFSWVPKENLLSYEDLFKFIKAAIDEGIKKVRITGGEPLLREGLDQFVKMIFDYKNDIDLALTTNGFLLPKAAQKLKDAGLKRINISLDSLNAETAAKIAQKDVLATVLKGIQAADDAGLKIKINCVPIKGINENDILDVLEFCKNKNYVIRFIEFMENNHAKDGAKGLNSDEIKAIVSTKYPNFKTVPRDTSSPAQYYELEDGFQFGIIEPHKDDFCAQCNRIRLTAEGYLIPCLYFEDAMSIKDAVRNNRIDEAVAILKKVLENKPEKNKWSTKDDNKISTRAFYETGG; encoded by the coding sequence ATGTTAATAGATGGATTTGGAAGAAAACATGATTATCTAAGAGTTTCTGTAACTGAAAGATGTAACTTTAGATGTCATTATTGTATGCCTGAAAAACCTTTTTCTTGGGTTCCTAAGGAAAATTTACTCTCTTATGAGGATTTATTTAAATTTATAAAAGCAGCAATAGATGAAGGTATAAAAAAAGTGAGAATTACAGGTGGTGAACCACTTTTAAGAGAGGGCTTAGATCAATTTGTAAAAATGATATTTGATTATAAAAATGATATAGATTTAGCACTAACAACAAATGGTTTTTTACTTCCAAAAGCTGCACAAAAATTAAAAGATGCAGGACTTAAAAGAATAAATATTTCACTTGATTCTTTAAACGCTGAAACTGCTGCAAAAATTGCTCAAAAAGATGTATTAGCAACTGTATTAAAAGGTATACAAGCAGCAGATGATGCAGGATTAAAAATCAAGATAAATTGTGTTCCAATAAAAGGAATAAATGAAAATGATATTTTAGATGTATTAGAGTTCTGTAAAAATAAAAATTATGTTATTAGATTTATAGAGTTTATGGAAAATAATCATGCAAAAGATGGTGCAAAAGGATTAAATTCGGATGAAATAAAAGCAATTGTAAGTACAAAATATCCCAACTTTAAAACAGTTCCTAGAGATACTAGTTCCCCTGCACAGTATTATGAATTAGAAGATGGTTTTCAATTTGGAATAATTGAGCCACATAAAGATGATTTTTGTGCTCAATGTAATAGAATTAGATTAACAGCAGAGGGTTATTTAATTCCATGTTTATATTTTGAAGATGCAATGAGTATCAAAGATGCCGTTAGAAATAATAGAATTGATGAAGCAGTTGCTATTCTAAAAAAAGTTTTAGAAAATAAACCAGAAAAAAACAAATGGTCAACAAAAGATGATAATAAAATTTCAACTAGAGCTTTTTATGAAACAGGTGGATGA
- the rpsO gene encoding 30S ribosomal protein S15, whose translation MALDQEVKAAIVAKYGKKDGDTGSSEVQIALLTEQVKILTEHLKVFKKDHSSRLGLLKMVGKRKRLLAYLRRTNYASFVELVASLGIRAK comes from the coding sequence ATGGCTTTAGATCAGGAAGTAAAAGCAGCTATAGTAGCAAAATACGGTAAAAAAGATGGTGATACAGGTTCATCAGAAGTTCAAATTGCTTTATTAACAGAGCAAGTTAAAATATTAACAGAACACTTAAAAGTTTTCAAAAAAGACCACTCTTCAAGATTAGGTCTATTAAAAATGGTTGGTAAAAGAAAAAGATTACTAGCATATTTAAGAAGAACAAACTATGCTTCATTTGTTGAATTAGTTGCTTCTTTAGGAATTAGAGCTAAATAA
- a CDS encoding DHH family phosphoesterase, translating to MKFFHISHTDLDGYGCQLITKEYFKEGFFYNANYGVEVKLSIKKVLEQILEYKEEEIFILISDLNLTFQESKDLDKDVNNLINNGFKIKLQLLDHHISGKKSSETFSWYYLDDKRCATKIVYDYIFEEYEGFDRNTSDWLKPLVDAINAVDIWLEHEVKNFEFGKVLMSMITKVREINNILFADLNRDFRCYLLKEGSKYLDLVDGYIKLDNDVHFIKKDFLKLSDKDDTLDNLSATYLVKTLVDVKDDLTVTYKGHKGLLTYCLGSISIPANAFLRANPEYDFFIDVNKKGNASFRADGKVDVALLASKLANGGGHVNASGGKFDDFKEVIDYCEVRTYIQNKLDKI from the coding sequence ATGAAGTTTTTCCATATTTCTCATACAGATTTAGATGGATACGGATGTCAATTAATTACTAAAGAGTATTTTAAAGAGGGTTTTTTTTACAACGCTAATTATGGAGTTGAAGTAAAACTATCTATAAAAAAAGTACTAGAGCAAATTCTTGAATACAAAGAAGAAGAAATTTTTATATTAATTAGTGATTTAAATCTTACATTTCAAGAATCGAAAGATTTAGATAAAGATGTGAATAATCTTATAAATAATGGTTTCAAAATAAAACTTCAACTTTTAGATCATCATATTAGTGGTAAAAAAAGTTCAGAAACTTTTTCTTGGTACTATTTAGATGATAAAAGATGTGCTACAAAAATAGTTTATGATTATATATTTGAAGAGTATGAAGGGTTTGATAGAAATACAAGTGATTGGCTCAAACCTTTAGTAGATGCAATAAATGCTGTTGATATTTGGCTTGAGCATGAGGTTAAAAACTTTGAATTTGGAAAAGTTTTAATGTCAATGATCACAAAAGTACGTGAAATTAATAATATTTTGTTTGCAGATTTAAATAGAGATTTTAGATGTTATTTATTAAAAGAAGGCTCAAAATATCTCGATCTTGTTGATGGTTATATAAAATTAGATAATGATGTTCACTTTATAAAAAAAGATTTTTTAAAATTAAGTGATAAAGATGATACTTTAGATAATTTATCAGCTACTTATCTTGTAAAAACTTTAGTTGATGTAAAAGATGATTTAACTGTTACTTATAAAGGTCATAAAGGTCTTTTAACCTATTGTTTAGGTTCAATTTCAATTCCTGCAAATGCTTTTTTACGAGCAAATCCTGAGTATGATTTTTTTATTGACGTAAATAAAAAAGGTAATGCTTCTTTTCGAGCAGATGGAAAAGTAGATGTGGCATTACTAGCTTCAAAACTAGCAAATGGTGGTGGGCATGTAAATGCAAGTGGTGGAAAATTTGATGACTTCAAAGAAGTTATTGATTATTGTGAAGTTAGAACTTACATACAAAATAAATTAGATAAAATCTAG
- a CDS encoding CoA-binding protein, translating into MDCEFPTVNSKSEEIIEIFKNTKTIAIAGLSPDPSKASNMVAAYLQSAGFKVVPVYPKEDMILGEKVYRTISEIPFKIDMVDIFRKPDVIAEIIDEVIKRGDVDTVWTQLGLVNNEAAAKAKEAGLKVVQNKCTKIEHRNLF; encoded by the coding sequence ATGGATTGCGAATTCCCTACGGTAAACTCAAAAAGTGAAGAAATAATTGAAATTTTTAAAAATACAAAAACTATAGCAATAGCTGGACTTTCACCAGATCCATCAAAAGCTTCAAATATGGTTGCTGCTTATTTACAAAGCGCAGGATTTAAAGTTGTTCCTGTTTATCCAAAAGAAGATATGATTTTAGGTGAAAAAGTTTATAGAACTATTTCAGAGATTCCTTTTAAAATTGATATGGTTGATATTTTTAGAAAACCAGATGTAATAGCTGAAATTATTGACGAAGTAATTAAAAGAGGTGATGTTGATACAGTATGGACACAATTGGGTCTAGTAAACAATGAGGCAGCTGCAAAGGCAAAAGAAGCTGGTTTAAAAGTTGTACAAAATAAATGTACTAAAATAGAACATAGAAATCTATTTTAA
- a CDS encoding HAMP domain-containing sensor histidine kinase, translating into MESKSIYRQFYSKLIIATSLFIITLSFIFYEYARSTVYDDIQKNMLSHAEELYKSSISSNSFAPIQNENITINLIHNIQLQTFKFLNYQKQGDYYIKLLYPFDLKNKTFLEIDKNVSFERELLYSVIFKNLFILAIPGFILMLVYSLIVSKSLLKPIIQINKKLSNMDENSLTQIDKKDLPIEFHSLANSINSLTNRIETYVKFKKELFVGAAHELKTPLAVMKLKNEVTLKKKREIEQYEEALKLTVKQIDEMNKTISSILDIGRTEGAQFEQTINLDLVEYIKKKTNDYRMLSAQKNIIITFFSNVNHLETSIQLTLFNQILQNFVQNAIKFTPNEKSIAIKLKKTKEKIIIIVTDEGIGIPENVDLFAPFKRVGNQSGVGLGLFLAKNAADALRAKISIQNRDDGKTGCIAKLVLNNTSKEIN; encoded by the coding sequence ATGGAAAGCAAAAGTATATATAGACAGTTTTACAGTAAACTGATTATAGCTACTTCGCTTTTTATCATCACCCTTTCCTTTATATTTTACGAATATGCAAGAAGTACTGTTTATGACGATATTCAAAAAAATATGTTAAGTCACGCAGAAGAACTTTATAAATCTTCAATTTCCTCAAATAGTTTTGCTCCTATTCAAAATGAAAATATAACTATTAATCTAATACATAATATTCAATTACAAACTTTTAAATTTTTAAATTACCAAAAACAAGGTGATTATTATATAAAACTACTTTATCCCTTTGATCTAAAAAATAAAACCTTTTTAGAAATTGATAAAAATGTTAGTTTTGAAAGAGAACTTTTATATTCCGTTATATTTAAAAATTTATTCATTTTAGCAATTCCTGGTTTTATTTTAATGCTTGTTTATTCTTTAATAGTTTCAAAATCTTTATTAAAACCCATAATTCAAATTAATAAAAAATTATCAAATATGGATGAAAATTCTTTAACTCAAATTGATAAAAAAGATTTACCTATTGAGTTTCATTCCCTTGCAAATTCTATCAATTCATTAACAAATAGAATCGAAACTTATGTAAAATTTAAAAAAGAGCTATTTGTAGGAGCTGCCCATGAGCTAAAAACTCCTCTTGCTGTAATGAAGTTAAAAAATGAAGTTACTTTAAAGAAAAAAAGAGAAATTGAACAATATGAAGAAGCTTTAAAACTAACTGTAAAACAAATAGATGAAATGAATAAAACTATCTCTTCAATTTTAGATATTGGAAGAACTGAGGGAGCGCAATTTGAACAAACTATTAATCTTGATTTGGTTGAATATATTAAGAAAAAAACTAATGATTATAGAATGTTAAGTGCGCAAAAAAATATTATTATCACATTCTTTTCAAATGTTAATCATTTAGAAACCTCTATTCAATTAACTTTATTTAACCAAATTCTGCAAAATTTTGTGCAAAATGCAATAAAATTTACTCCAAATGAAAAATCAATTGCAATAAAACTAAAAAAAACCAAAGAAAAAATAATCATAATTGTAACTGACGAGGGAATTGGAATACCTGAAAATGTAGATTTATTTGCACCGTTTAAAAGAGTAGGAAATCAAAGTGGAGTTGGATTAGGACTTTTTTTAGCAAAAAATGCAGCTGATGCTTTAAGAGCCAAAATATCAATTCAAAATAGAGATGATGGGAAAACTGGATGTATTGCTAAACTTGTGCTTAACAACACATCAAAAGAGATTAATTAA
- a CDS encoding Crp/Fnr family transcriptional regulator has protein sequence MTLQDTIRKISFFNTLNDEQIELIASISNVSKYSSNSILYYESEVSKNLLFLVEGLIKVYKLDKFDNEIFLYHIYKNSMISELTSMNNNDIYCFSNTEFIEDSIMLSIDFEKFKELFLSKNILTMELLEILLTKTHQLQCIVNRELVFDATAKVAFMLNQDLEMFNKLKRQEVSFMLHIQPETLSRVLKRLTRDGTIHIENSEVSITNKENLISIFKGIGV, from the coding sequence GTGACATTACAAGATACTATTAGAAAAATAAGTTTTTTTAATACCTTAAATGATGAACAAATTGAGTTAATTGCTTCCATTTCAAATGTATCAAAATACTCAAGTAACTCTATTTTATATTATGAAAGTGAAGTTAGCAAAAATTTACTCTTCTTAGTTGAGGGACTTATAAAAGTTTATAAACTTGATAAATTTGATAATGAAATATTTTTATATCATATTTACAAAAATTCAATGATTAGTGAACTAACTTCCATGAACAATAATGATATTTATTGCTTCTCAAACACAGAATTTATTGAAGATTCAATTATGTTATCTATAGATTTTGAAAAATTTAAAGAGCTTTTTTTATCAAAAAATATTTTAACGATGGAATTATTAGAAATTTTATTAACAAAAACTCATCAATTACAATGTATTGTAAATAGAGAATTGGTTTTTGACGCTACGGCAAAAGTTGCATTTATGTTAAATCAAGACTTAGAAATGTTTAATAAATTAAAAAGACAAGAAGTCTCTTTTATGTTACATATTCAACCAGAAACTTTATCAAGAGTTTTAAAAAGATTAACAAGAGATGGAACTATTCATATAGAAAATAGTGAAGTTAGTATAACGAATAAAGAAAATTTAATCTCGATTTTTAAAGGAATTGGAGTATGA
- a CDS encoding type IV pili methyl-accepting chemotaxis transducer N-terminal domain-containing protein, with protein sequence MKQNTISTKIKFIGILFIILMASIIATTMYLNEKNKKDALIINIAGKQRMLTQNISKNIFYIYHNKNSSYWELDTSTIEFIYNLNSLKDGNSLIGISKAPTDEIEKQLSKVEILWNNFHKNIVDFKEIIQNNDKDNNLALKNIVDSIHDTNTILLSQVDSLVSMYTTYSEQKSDFIRYIQYLFALFIVILMFYSFSQLKAMEENVKKFFDESKKIMEENSNELLTPIKIEAEKEIVEATDTINCFIDKINAAMIYSSNAIEQSNNASIKLEEITEEFDKIIDELTNSADISKQLNKSEDIVIQSQENLMNSTKKLQELKNELDKLMNSCKTK encoded by the coding sequence ATGAAACAAAATACAATTAGTACAAAAATAAAATTCATAGGAATTCTATTTATAATTTTAATGGCAAGTATAATTGCTACAACTATGTATTTAAATGAAAAAAATAAAAAAGATGCCTTGATTATTAATATTGCTGGAAAACAAAGGATGTTAACTCAAAATATTTCCAAAAATATTTTTTATATCTATCACAATAAAAATAGTTCTTATTGGGAACTTGATACTTCAACTATTGAATTTATATATAATTTAAATTCTTTAAAAGATGGAAATTCACTTATAGGTATATCAAAAGCACCTACAGATGAAATCGAAAAGCAACTTTCAAAAGTTGAAATCTTATGGAATAATTTTCATAAGAATATAGTTGATTTTAAAGAAATCATTCAAAATAATGATAAAGACAATAATTTAGCATTAAAAAATATTGTTGATTCTATCCATGATACAAATACTATTTTATTATCTCAAGTTGATAGTTTAGTTTCTATGTACACAACTTACAGTGAACAAAAAAGTGATTTTATAAGATATATTCAATATCTTTTTGCCTTATTTATTGTAATTTTAATGTTTTATAGTTTTTCACAATTAAAAGCAATGGAAGAAAATGTAAAAAAATTTTTCGATGAATCAAAAAAAATTATGGAAGAAAATTCTAATGAACTTCTAACTCCCATAAAAATTGAAGCTGAAAAAGAGATAGTTGAGGCAACTGATACAATAAATTGTTTTATAGATAAAATAAATGCAGCAATGATTTACTCATCAAATGCGATAGAACAATCAAATAATGCTTCTATTAAGCTTGAAGAAATCACTGAAGAGTTTGATAAAATAATTGATGAACTTACAAATTCAGCTGATATTTCTAAACAATTAAATAAGAGCGAAGATATAGTAATTCAATCTCAAGAAAATCTGATGAACTCTACAAAAAAACTTCAAGAATTAAAAAATGAACTAGATAAACTTATGAATTCTTGTAAAACTAAGTAG